GTTGTATACTTGTATAGGCAAAGGTTTCCAGTAAGAGGATGAAATTTTATAAATCCATGGTGTTTTAAATAATTGTGTTGTTAAAGTCGTGCGCCTGGTAAGGTGCAGAAAGAAGTTATCTCAGGGAACATCTTCTTTTAGTGGACTTTGTTGTGTAAAAAACATGGTTACATATATGCTGGTTTAGGAAAGAAAAATAGTTTGGCTGTAGATATTTACTACCTGGAATTTGGCTTTCAAGAAGCCTGACCTTCTATTGAACATTGCCTAATTGGTCATAGGCAAGCACCAACCGCTTCagttgtatgcttgtttcaaGGAGCTAACTGAAGCGCTTGTCATGCTTATATGAACATTTTTGTTACTGTTGCTCTTTTACTACCACTTCAGTTTGTATCACATCTCATGCTATGCATCTTTCTTGTTCTTACCCACTTTTTTCCCTCAGTCCTGAAGGATCTGAAGTATGCTGACACACATGAATGGGTGAAGGTCGAGGACGGTTCAGCAACTATTGGGATTACTGACCATGCTCAGGTTAATACATTCATCATTTCTGTCACTCTGATGTGGAATCAATTTAGGTGCTGAATCCTCCATGCATTAGGTTATTCGGTGCTTCACTTGGTACCTATATACATATTGCATATAATTCATTGCCTAAACATTTTGTATAATATATACCATATGTTATCCATGGTTAGAGTCAGGACGTGAGTTTAAGTTCTGTTATGGCAAGCCATAACAAGTTCACAGTGTTATTTTTGGGGCTTTCAGGACCATTTGGGTGATGTCGTGTATGTGGAGCTGCCAGAAGTGGGTAACAGTGTATACCAGGTAAAGAAGTTTGGTGCTGTTGAAAGGGTGAAGGCAACCAGTGATATTAACTCACCTGTATCTGGAGAGGTCGTTGAAGTGAATGGGAAACTAAGCGAGGAACCTGGATTGGTAAGTTGCGACTAGTAGCTAAAACTCATTTGAAAATAAACCTCCATAGAATCATAGTGTAGATTCAAACAGTGTCATTACATTtatgctgtttttttttgtttgggggCTATCTAGGTCAATGCAAGTTCATATGACCATGGATGGATTATCAAGGTCAAGCTCAGTGATTCAGGTGAGCTCAGTTCGCTGATGGATGATGAGAAGTACTTGAAATTCTGTGAGGAAGAAGACAAGCATTGAACAAACAAGAGGTGCTTGTGAGTGCCAAAAACCTGtatttctagcttttatcatgGGATTTGAACTGCCATAAAATATTTGCGTCTTGTAACCCACTTTTTCAAGTTGTCAATTTTTTATCATATGGAATAAAATAGTTTTGGGATATAGTGAAATTGTAATAACAAGAAAAAGATATAGGAAGAGGTGCGGCGAGGAAGATCTGGTGAACAGGTGGGCCGTTGAGCAGAGGAGAAATCCTGCAACGTAGAAGTTGAGTTAGGCCCGGTGGGCCTTCCGGTGCCAAATCAGCGTAGCATCCTAGACAAATTGGACCGGGCTGTGTCCGAATCTTGTTCTTTTGAAGGTGCAACCCACCCAGTTGGGAAAGATAATGCGACCCGGATGGTTCCGTCCGTGGTGTGTACTGTGGTGTACACAAGCCAGAGCCAGGTGGCGCTGCATGCAGCTTGACACCGCTGCCACGTACCAGCGGCTATCGCTCGCGCTACGCGACACCGTCCTTGTTCGAACAGCTGAAGGCATGGTCGACCGGAGCAAAAGAACAAAAAGCCGAGTGCAAAAGGTCTCTGAATGCTCGCGGGCTgtctttttaaattttttttactcTGAATGCTCGCGGGCtgtctttttaatttttttttacaaggCGGGCTGTCAGCGTGTGTCCCTGCCGACGTACGGTGCGGCGGAGTTGCTTGCTCGCATGATCCCAAGCATGCTAGCAATGATTGCATCGTCGTCAGGAGACAGCTTGGTTTGAAAATCTGAATAACAAAAATATTTCACAACTCTTTATTCCTTTTAAAGAACTATACTACTCCCTCTAGTAAGAAGATACTCCATAGCTTCCCCCCCCTCCTTCAGAAATGAGAACCGTTTTAGTGTATAGATGGCTGGCCGTCATTCTTAAGTTCACTCAGAGATTCAGTGCAAAATCCAAATAGAAGCATTTTTTTGAACTCCGAATGGAAGTATTGTTCTGCCAGCAAACATTGACCTCACATCCATATCCATGCATCATGCGCAGAACAGATATAGATTTGGGAGAGATTCATCGATTACGAAATTTTAACTGACAATTCAGAGTTACATGCTGCTATATCTGTTGATGATAGACTTGTTCAGTACACAGGGCAAGATACTAGCAGAACAGGGGGCCAAACTAAAGCGATCAG
This sequence is a window from Setaria italica strain Yugu1 chromosome III, Setaria_italica_v2.0, whole genome shotgun sequence. Protein-coding genes within it:
- the LOC101766600 gene encoding glycine cleavage system H protein 2, mitochondrial; its protein translation is MNIFVTVALLLPLQFVSHLMLCIFLVLTHFFPSVLKDLKYADTHEWVKVEDGSATIGITDHAQDHLGDVVYVELPEVGNSVYQVKKFGAVERVKATSDINSPVSGEVVEVNGKLSEEPGLVNASSYDHGWIIKVKLSDSGELSSLMDDEKYLKFCEEEDKH